A window of Solanum stenotomum isolate F172 chromosome 3, ASM1918654v1, whole genome shotgun sequence contains these coding sequences:
- the LOC125858725 gene encoding F-box protein At4g00893-like: MNIYESGMEPAEDVERQCWSNAPTDILRLISSRLVVGEYVVFRAVCKNWRLSLPDLHDYSYSSPFSCVNTPCLITFYEETGEVEFFHPLYNAQITQNYMDMPELRGSRIRCAIEDWLLMSKGDYGMFFFNPFTKVIMKLPDLLEEFENSFPSWTFSCPPDSSSSDCFVVGFFFSGFPPMVYMIKVGESIWKIHTFYHDEYGNNQELFFVPHNPVYFKNDNIVYTFGHKGTLGILKINENSTDKSPTWKFHGKQLSHRKQNSIRQIFTAEDIDNGGILVIFLTLEEGKVDIWRYKMNGEELEKEKVTTLEDKTLFVSYGGSFLKPSVARGLANKIYFPMFHDNNKGVFYCLATHKYYSFDYSSTNCFNLVQPISSIWIQPSSKNYSF, translated from the coding sequence ATGAATATATACGAAAGTGGAATGGAGCCTGCAGAGGATGTTGAAAGACAATGTTGGTCTAATGCTCCAACAGACATACTCAGATTAATCTCATCACGTCTTGTTGTTGGAGAATACGTTGTTTTTCGTGCTGTTTGTAAGAATTGGCGCTTGTCTCTGCCTGATCTACATGATTATAGCTATAGTTCTCCATTTTCTTGTGTTAATACACCTTGTTTGATAACCTTCTATGAAGAAACTGGTGAAGTTGAATTCTTTCATCCACTGTACAATGCAcaaataactcaaaattatatGGATATGCCTGAGTTAAGGGGTTCACGAATTCGATGTGCAATAGAAGATTGGTTGCTCATGAGCAAAGGCGACTACGGCATGTTCTTTTTCAATCCTTTTACCAAGGTTATAATGAAACTACCCGATTTATTAGAGGAGTTCGAAAATTCATTCCCTTCATGGACATTTTCGTGTCCCCCGGACTCATCATCATCGGATTGTTTTGTGGttggttttttcttttctggTTTTCCTCCAATGGTATATATGATCAAAGTTGGAGAGAGTATATGGAAGATTCATACCTTTTATCATGATGAATATGGAAATAAccaagaattattttttgtgcCACATAATCCAGTATATTTCAAAAATGACAATATTGTTTATACTTTTGGACATAAAGGGACTTTAGGAATACTAAAGATCAACGAAAATTCAACTGACAAGAGTCCTACTTGGAAATTTCATGGGAAGCAATTGTCACATCgaaaacaaaattcaattcGACAGATTTTCACAGCAGAAGATATTGATAACGGAGGAATATTAGTCATATTTTTAACTCTTGAAGAAGGGAAAGTAGATATTTGGAGGTATAAGATGAATGGAGAGGaattagagaaagaaaaagtaacAACTTTGGAGGATAAAACATTATTTGTGAGCTATGGAGGATCGTTCTTGAAACCAAGTGTTGCACGGGGCTtagcaaataaaatatattttccaatgTTTCATGACAACAATAAAGGGGTTTTCTATTGTTTGGCAACACACAAATATTACTCTTTTGATTATTCAAGCACCAATTGTTTCAACTTGGTCCAACCAATATCCAGTATTTGGATTCAACCCTCAagtaaaaattattctttttaa